A genomic window from Oryctolagus cuniculus chromosome 12, mOryCun1.1, whole genome shotgun sequence includes:
- the LOC100350189 gene encoding olfactory receptor 11H4-like — protein MNKSETGTVTQFVLLGFPGCKEMQIFLFSLFFGVYIFTTMGNGAIVCAVMLDKRLHTPMYVLLGNFAFLEIWYVTSTVPRMLVNFLSEAKTISFVGCFLQFYFFTSLGTTETYFLCIMAYDRYLAICRPLHYPVIMTPRLCCILMSTCWVFGFLSYLGSTVQLSQLPFCGPNIVDHFLCDLDPLMALSCAPAPATEMVFYTLSSLIIILTLLCILGSYSLLLRAVLKVPSAAGRQKAFSTCGSHLTLVCLFFGALLVMYVSPTAENPAEIQKITTLFYSVVTPFLNPLIYSLRNKDMKVALKKVLWIE, from the coding sequence ATGAACAAATCAGAGACAGGAACTGTGACACAATTTGTCCTCCTTGGATTCCCAGGCTGTAAAGAGATGCAAATATTTCTCTTCTCATTGTTCTTTGGCGTCTATATTTTCACCACAATGGGGAACGGGGCCATTGTCTGTGCTGTGATGTTGGACAAACGGCTCCATACCCCAATGTATGTTCTCCTGGGGAATTTTGCTttccttgaaatctggtatgtcACTTCTACCGTACCCAGAATGCTAGTCAATTTCCTCTCAGAAGCAAAAACCATCTCTTTCGTTGGCTGTTTCCTCCAGTTCTATTTTTTCACTTCCCTGGGTACAACTGAGACGTATTTCCTCTGCATCATGGCATATGACAGGTACCTCGCCATCTGCCGACCATTGCATTACCCAGTCATCATGACCCCCCGACTCTGCTGTATCTTAATGTCTACTTGCTGGGTGTTTGGGTTTCTTAGTTACTTGGGCTCTACTGTGCAACTCTCTCAGTTGCCTTTTTGTGGACCCAACATCGTCGATCACTTTTTGTGTGACTTGGACCCCCTGATGGCTCTGTCCTGTGCCCCAGCTCCCGCTACAGAGATGGTCTTCTATACCCTGAGCAGCCTCATTATCATTCTCACTCTTCTGTGCATCCTTGGCTCTTATTCCCTTTTACTGAGAGCTGTGCTAAAAGTTCCATCAGCAGCTGGCCGGCAGAAGGCTTTTTCAACCTGCGGATCACATCTGACACTGGTCTGTTTGTTCTTTGGGGCCCTCTTGGTGATGTATGTGAGCCCCACAGCTGAAAACCCAGCTGAAATTCAGAAGATTACAACTTTGTTCTATTCTGTGGTGACTCCCTTCTTAAACCCCCTGATTTACAGCTTACGAAACAAGGACATGAAGGTTGCACTGAAGAAAGTTCTGTGGATAGAATGA